A region of Mesorhizobium sp. AR02 DNA encodes the following proteins:
- a CDS encoding extracellular solute-binding protein codes for MTKWKEGLSRIALAAAMLGAITTSALADAGELHIYNWTDYTSDEMIKKFEAETGIKVTIDTYDSNETALAKLSSGAAGYDVMIISNDFVPIFVKQKLFQEVDAAAMPNFKNVDPKWQHRPWDPDAKYTVPWVWGTTSYSVDTAVYKGPTDSLKPLFDPPAELKGKVGMFGSPTEVISLALVYLGKDQCNSNPADLKELDALLEAQKPFVKVYNSDGIVERQVAGETVMHEQWSGKALATRQQKSTVKYVYPKEGVVGWMDNVAVPTTAPNLDNAKKFLNFLMDPENIALQQKYTGYQSGIAGSNKLLAPDVGGSPEFNPPADLKITFAPSCDEKAIRAYDRIWTNLRQ; via the coding sequence GTGACCAAATGGAAAGAAGGACTTTCGAGGATAGCTCTTGCCGCCGCCATGCTCGGCGCAATCACCACCAGCGCGCTCGCCGATGCCGGCGAATTGCACATCTACAACTGGACCGACTACACGTCGGACGAGATGATCAAGAAGTTCGAGGCCGAGACCGGGATCAAGGTGACCATCGACACCTACGATTCCAACGAAACCGCGCTCGCCAAGCTGAGCTCGGGTGCCGCCGGCTACGACGTGATGATCATCAGCAACGACTTCGTGCCGATCTTCGTCAAGCAGAAGCTGTTCCAGGAAGTCGACGCTGCGGCGATGCCGAACTTCAAGAATGTCGATCCGAAGTGGCAGCACCGGCCCTGGGATCCGGATGCGAAATACACCGTGCCATGGGTGTGGGGCACCACCTCCTATTCGGTCGATACCGCGGTCTACAAAGGCCCGACCGACAGCCTGAAGCCGCTGTTCGATCCGCCGGCGGAGCTCAAGGGCAAGGTCGGCATGTTCGGCTCGCCGACCGAGGTGATATCGCTCGCGCTGGTCTATCTCGGCAAGGACCAGTGCAACAGCAATCCGGCGGATCTGAAAGAACTCGATGCCTTGCTCGAGGCGCAGAAGCCGTTCGTGAAAGTCTACAATTCCGACGGCATCGTCGAGCGCCAGGTCGCCGGCGAAACGGTCATGCACGAGCAGTGGTCGGGCAAGGCGCTGGCGACCCGCCAGCAGAAGTCGACGGTCAAATACGTCTACCCCAAGGAAGGCGTGGTTGGCTGGATGGACAATGTCGCGGTGCCGACGACGGCGCCCAATCTCGACAATGCCAAGAAGTTCCTCAACTTCCTGATGGACCCGGAAAACATCGCGCTGCAGCAGAAATACACCGGCTACCAGAGCGGGATCGCCGGATCGAACAAACTGCTGGCGCCGGACGTCGGCGGCTCGCCCGAATTCAATCCGCCGGCCGATCTCAAGATCACCTTCGCGCCGTCATGCGACGAGAAGGCGATCCGCGCCTATGACCGGATCTGGACGAACCTGCGCCAGTAA
- a CDS encoding GntR family transcriptional regulator translates to MAREGSINLTQGAYEDLRADLLSCRIAPGSRLKVQELCDRLSVSLGAIREALSRLTSEGLVVAEPQRGFRAAPISAEDLLDLTKTRIQIETLCIRRAIEVGDVAWESQLVAALHRLSRTPEHTPDDPVHSSDEWATAHAAFHKALVAGCDSRWLLRLRDQLYDQSERYRRRSVSLAPRARNISKEHQDLANAVLDRNAEKACELLAAHLAVTTDILLAAEADDLPARKTIERA, encoded by the coding sequence ATGGCTAGGGAAGGCTCGATCAATCTCACCCAGGGCGCGTATGAGGATTTGCGCGCCGACCTGTTGTCGTGCCGGATCGCACCCGGCAGCCGGCTCAAGGTCCAGGAGCTGTGCGACAGGCTGTCCGTCAGCCTTGGCGCCATCCGCGAGGCATTGTCGCGACTGACGTCCGAAGGACTGGTCGTGGCCGAACCGCAGCGCGGCTTTCGCGCCGCGCCGATCTCGGCCGAGGACCTGCTCGACCTCACCAAGACGCGCATCCAGATCGAAACACTGTGCATCCGCCGCGCCATCGAGGTCGGCGACGTCGCCTGGGAATCGCAGCTGGTCGCAGCGCTCCACCGGCTGTCGCGCACGCCCGAGCACACGCCGGATGATCCGGTGCATTCGAGCGACGAATGGGCGACCGCGCACGCGGCCTTCCACAAGGCGCTGGTCGCCGGCTGCGACAGCCGCTGGCTGCTGCGCCTGCGCGACCAGCTGTATGACCAGAGCGAACGCTATCGCCGGCGGTCGGTCTCGCTGGCGCCAAGGGCGCGCAACATCAGCAAGGAACATCAGGACCTCGCCAACGCGGTGCTCGACCGCAATGCGGAGAAGGCATGCGAATTGCTGGCGGCGCATCTGGCTGTCACCACAGACATCCTGCTGGCCGCCGAAGCCGACGACCTGCCGGCGCGCAAGACGATCGAGCGGGCGTAG
- a CDS encoding metal-dependent hydrolase family protein — translation MTRVMFRNAMIWDGTGADAYPADLLVDNGRIVTIARTPGQLSGEGATTVECRGMTLMPGLVEGHAHISFGGAIKDSDLGLIPPEEHLLLTMRNAKTLLDHGFTSAYSAATSKLRLDIVIRNEINAGRLPGPRMRAGSPEITVTGGLGDERQQHMYHESFGMIADGVEEITKAVRLCCREGADNIKINISGDDLSPAAHGGLTVMSEAEVLTAVQVARDFGKKINCHARAAGSVKRAVKCGVDVIYHCESADEEALDALESAKDRIFVGPAIGIIYGTLYEGEPFGFTHEMAVKFGMQRILDDSRKVYTELRKRGVRALIGGDYGFAQTPQGTNARDLKHFVDLLGYSPSEALQCGTRLGGQVMGLGDELGMVKEGFIADLLLVNGDPLKDLDMMVHEKNLIVIMKDGELYKDQSASVASQRQAA, via the coding sequence ATGACAAGAGTGATGTTTCGAAATGCCATGATCTGGGACGGCACGGGCGCTGACGCCTATCCGGCCGATCTGCTGGTCGACAATGGCCGCATCGTCACCATCGCACGCACGCCCGGACAATTGTCGGGCGAGGGCGCGACGACGGTCGAATGCCGCGGCATGACGCTGATGCCGGGCCTTGTCGAAGGCCATGCCCATATTTCGTTTGGGGGCGCGATCAAGGATTCCGACCTCGGCCTGATCCCGCCCGAGGAGCATCTGCTGCTGACCATGCGCAATGCCAAGACCTTGCTCGACCATGGTTTCACCAGCGCCTACAGCGCCGCCACCTCGAAGCTCAGGCTCGACATCGTCATCCGCAACGAGATCAATGCCGGCCGGTTGCCGGGACCGCGCATGCGCGCCGGCAGTCCGGAGATCACGGTCACCGGCGGCCTCGGCGACGAGCGCCAGCAGCATATGTACCACGAGAGCTTCGGCATGATCGCCGACGGCGTCGAGGAGATCACCAAGGCGGTGCGGCTCTGCTGCCGCGAAGGCGCCGACAACATCAAGATCAACATTTCGGGCGATGATCTGAGCCCTGCGGCGCATGGCGGCCTCACCGTCATGAGCGAGGCCGAAGTTCTCACGGCGGTGCAGGTGGCGCGCGACTTCGGCAAGAAGATCAACTGCCATGCCCGCGCCGCCGGTTCGGTGAAGCGCGCCGTCAAGTGCGGCGTCGACGTCATCTACCACTGCGAATCCGCCGACGAGGAAGCGCTCGACGCGCTGGAATCGGCCAAGGACCGCATCTTCGTCGGCCCGGCCATCGGCATCATCTACGGCACGCTCTATGAGGGCGAGCCCTTCGGCTTCACCCATGAGATGGCGGTGAAGTTCGGCATGCAGCGCATCCTCGACGACAGCCGCAAGGTCTACACCGAACTGCGCAAGCGCGGCGTGCGCGCACTGATCGGCGGCGACTATGGTTTCGCGCAGACGCCGCAAGGCACCAACGCGCGCGACCTCAAGCACTTCGTCGACCTGCTGGGCTATTCGCCCAGTGAGGCGCTGCAGTGCGGCACGCGGCTCGGCGGCCAGGTGATGGGCCTCGGCGACGAACTCGGTATGGTCAAGGAAGGCTTCATCGCCGACCTTCTGCTAGTCAATGGCGATCCTCTGAAGGACCTCGACATGATGGTGCAT
- a CDS encoding ROK family protein — protein sequence MVTAVGIDIGGSLVKLGVVDGSGKVLARGAVPVHRDIEFSDFVHLVTEATEELRKAYPDITAIGIGVPGTPNPETGMLNGRCPAIPALLKGSLSKLFSIRFGVPAVVRNDAVSATHGEMRHGAGRPFSRFALLTLGTGIGGSMVIDRKVIDGPDGLPPQFGCISLDPVRTDIADPVPGMVENLASARALVNRYRQLKPDTDAKDAETVVDLAKGGEPIALQVVDEVARWLGQMIGIMSNMLNIEAAIIGGGLSLAGPFFIDRIAKNVRDFVLLKPGRPPVIVAAEHGNDAGVIGAAALALDMFAPAAKE from the coding sequence ATGGTAACCGCTGTTGGAATCGACATTGGCGGCAGCCTGGTCAAGCTCGGCGTCGTCGACGGTTCAGGCAAGGTCCTGGCGCGCGGTGCTGTCCCGGTGCATCGCGACATCGAATTTTCAGATTTCGTCCATCTGGTCACCGAGGCAACCGAAGAGCTGAGAAAGGCGTATCCCGACATCACCGCCATCGGCATTGGCGTGCCCGGCACGCCAAATCCCGAGACCGGCATGCTCAATGGCCGCTGCCCGGCAATCCCGGCCCTGTTGAAAGGGTCGCTGTCAAAGCTGTTCAGCATCCGCTTCGGTGTGCCGGCCGTTGTCCGCAACGATGCCGTCAGCGCCACCCATGGCGAAATGCGCCACGGCGCCGGGCGTCCGTTCTCGCGCTTTGCGCTGCTGACGCTCGGCACCGGCATTGGCGGATCCATGGTCATCGATCGCAAGGTCATCGACGGCCCGGATGGGCTGCCGCCGCAATTCGGCTGCATCTCGTTGGATCCGGTCCGCACCGACATCGCCGATCCGGTGCCTGGCATGGTCGAGAACCTGGCCAGCGCCCGCGCGCTGGTCAATCGCTATCGCCAGCTCAAGCCGGACACGGATGCCAAAGACGCCGAGACCGTCGTGGATTTGGCCAAGGGTGGCGAGCCGATCGCGCTGCAGGTGGTCGACGAAGTGGCGCGCTGGCTCGGCCAGATGATCGGCATCATGTCGAACATGCTCAACATCGAGGCGGCAATCATCGGCGGCGGCCTGTCGCTGGCCGGTCCCTTCTTCATCGATCGCATCGCCAAAAATGTCAGGGATTTCGTGCTGCTCAAACCCGGCCGCCCGCCGGTTATCGTGGCGGCCGAGCACGGCAACGATGCCGGCGTGATCGGTGCCGCGGCACTGGCGCTCGACATGTTCGCACCCGCGGCAAAGGAATAG
- a CDS encoding ABC transporter ATP-binding protein codes for MADVELRKISKSFQNLKVVHDIDLDIAEGEFVVLVGPSGCGKSTTLRMVAGLDRPSGGEIHIGGRLVNDVQARDRDIAMVFQSYALYPQMTVAQNMAFGLRIRKVPDAEVTQRIARVADILDLSELLQRKPHQLSGGQRQRVAMGRAMVRQPKVFLFDEPLSNLDAKLRVKMRAEIKKLHQMVATTTVYVTHDQVEAMTLADRVVVMNKGRIEQIGPPNDLYHEPASRFVAGFIGSPGMNFFKCRLEGRGDRLAVVLGDGTALAVPASRTARYAGHVGRELEFGLRPEHITEQRERPDTVDIKVPVEVVEPMGMETLLHVLVAGAEATARIDPAATPKPGEMATLSLGMGHMHLLDLESGKVL; via the coding sequence ATGGCCGACGTCGAACTGCGCAAGATTTCCAAGAGTTTTCAGAACCTGAAGGTCGTCCACGACATCGATCTCGACATTGCCGAGGGCGAGTTCGTCGTTCTCGTCGGACCCTCCGGCTGCGGCAAGTCGACGACGCTGCGCATGGTGGCGGGGCTGGACCGGCCAAGCGGTGGCGAGATCCATATTGGCGGCAGGCTGGTCAACGACGTCCAGGCAAGGGACCGCGACATCGCCATGGTCTTCCAGAGCTACGCGCTTTATCCGCAAATGACGGTAGCGCAGAACATGGCCTTCGGCCTGCGCATCCGCAAGGTGCCGGACGCCGAGGTGACGCAACGCATCGCCCGTGTCGCCGACATACTCGACCTCAGCGAGCTCTTGCAGCGCAAGCCGCACCAGCTCTCCGGCGGCCAGCGCCAGCGCGTCGCCATGGGCCGCGCCATGGTGCGCCAGCCGAAAGTCTTTCTCTTCGATGAGCCGCTTTCCAATCTCGACGCCAAGCTCAGGGTCAAGATGCGCGCCGAGATCAAGAAGCTGCACCAGATGGTCGCCACCACCACGGTCTACGTCACCCATGATCAGGTCGAGGCGATGACATTGGCCGACCGCGTCGTGGTGATGAACAAGGGGCGGATCGAACAGATCGGGCCGCCCAACGATCTCTATCACGAGCCGGCCAGCCGTTTCGTCGCCGGCTTCATCGGCAGTCCCGGCATGAATTTCTTCAAGTGCCGGCTGGAAGGGCGCGGCGACAGGCTGGCGGTCGTGCTCGGCGATGGCACGGCACTCGCAGTGCCTGCTTCCCGCACCGCGCGCTATGCCGGCCATGTCGGGCGCGAGCTTGAATTCGGCCTGCGTCCCGAGCACATCACCGAGCAGCGCGAGCGGCCCGATACAGTCGACATCAAGGTGCCGGTCGAGGTCGTCGAGCCGATGGGCATGGAGACGCTGCTGCATGTGCTTGTCGCCGGGGCGGAGGCGACGGCACGCATCGACCCCGCTGCGACACCGAAGCCGGGCGAGATGGCGACGCTGTCGCTCGGCATGGGCCACATGCATTTGCTCGACCTCGAAAGCGGCAAGGTGCTCTGA
- a CDS encoding fumarylacetoacetate hydrolase family protein, whose translation MRFAAYKSSRGPGLAIALPAGEFRGIDASDAMFPGWLDELIAEGTPALQAAGEKLACGRRIDAKSVEWLPPISRPGKIICVGLNYVDHSIESGFVPPTYPTLFARFSTSLIGHGAAIRRPEASIQLDYEGEMVAVIGKAGRHIAPAQALSHVAGYSIFNDGSIRDFQTKAPQWTVGKNFDGTGSFGPIFVTADELPPGGKGLRIQTRLNGEIVQNASTDDMIFDVVSLISIISEAITLEPGDILVTGTPSGVGVARKPQLFMKHGDICEVELEGVGILSNVVADDVIAAQAVNQ comes from the coding sequence GTGCGATTTGCAGCCTATAAATCGTCGCGGGGACCTGGGCTGGCGATTGCCTTGCCGGCAGGTGAGTTCCGCGGCATCGACGCCAGCGATGCGATGTTTCCCGGATGGCTGGACGAGCTGATTGCCGAAGGCACGCCGGCGCTGCAGGCCGCCGGCGAGAAGCTGGCCTGCGGGCGGCGGATCGATGCGAAATCCGTCGAATGGCTGCCGCCGATCTCGAGGCCCGGCAAGATCATCTGCGTCGGCCTCAACTATGTCGACCATTCGATCGAGAGCGGCTTCGTGCCGCCGACCTATCCGACTTTGTTCGCCCGCTTCTCGACCAGCCTGATCGGCCATGGTGCGGCGATCCGCCGGCCGGAGGCCTCGATCCAGCTCGACTATGAGGGCGAGATGGTTGCGGTCATCGGCAAGGCCGGCCGCCACATTGCACCGGCCCAGGCGCTCAGCCATGTCGCCGGCTATTCCATCTTCAACGACGGCTCGATCCGCGACTTCCAGACCAAGGCGCCGCAATGGACCGTCGGCAAGAATTTCGATGGCACCGGTTCCTTCGGGCCGATCTTTGTCACAGCGGACGAGTTGCCGCCTGGCGGCAAGGGCCTGCGCATCCAGACGCGCCTCAACGGCGAGATCGTCCAGAACGCCTCGACCGACGACATGATCTTCGATGTCGTCTCGCTGATCTCGATCATCAGTGAAGCCATCACGCTGGAGCCGGGCGACATCCTCGTCACCGGCACGCCGTCCGGCGTCGGCGTGGCGCGCAAGCCGCAGCTGTTCATGAAGCATGGCGATATCTGCGAAGTCGAGCTGGAAGGCGTCGGCATCCTGTCCAATGTCGTGGCCGACGATGTCATCGCAGCCCAGGCCGTCAACCAATAA
- a CDS encoding ABC transporter permease, translating to MNGAKPFDWRHTPGLSAYTALIFVFFYAPLLILVIYAFNSSRLVTVWAGFSFKWFVAVANNGAIRDAAFNSVIIAIVATIASTAIATAGAIALERGRLRFGRGAATALIAMPLVVPEIVVAITTLIFFSGLGMHHGLINLMIAHTVFCIPFALLPIQARLRDMGGTLEEAGRDLYADEWRLFRRVTLPLLLPAISAGAIMAFVVSLDDFLISMMVSSAGSTTLPVYIYGMMRLGVTPEVNAISTILLAVSIVFVAAALLVGRRNRLA from the coding sequence ATGAACGGCGCAAAGCCTTTCGACTGGCGGCACACGCCCGGACTGTCGGCCTACACCGCGCTGATCTTCGTGTTCTTCTACGCGCCGCTGCTGATCCTGGTCATCTACGCCTTCAACTCGAGCCGCTTGGTCACCGTCTGGGCCGGCTTCAGCTTCAAATGGTTCGTCGCCGTCGCCAACAATGGCGCGATCCGCGACGCCGCCTTCAACAGCGTCATCATCGCCATCGTCGCCACCATCGCCTCGACAGCGATTGCGACTGCCGGCGCCATTGCGCTGGAACGTGGCCGGCTGCGCTTCGGGCGGGGTGCTGCAACAGCGCTGATCGCGATGCCGCTGGTGGTGCCGGAGATCGTCGTGGCGATCACCACGCTGATTTTCTTTTCCGGGCTCGGCATGCATCACGGGCTGATCAATCTGATGATCGCCCACACCGTCTTCTGCATTCCGTTCGCGCTGCTGCCGATCCAGGCGCGGCTGCGCGATATGGGCGGCACACTGGAGGAAGCGGGGCGCGACCTCTATGCCGACGAGTGGCGGCTGTTTCGCCGCGTCACGCTGCCCTTGCTGCTGCCGGCAATCTCGGCCGGCGCCATCATGGCCTTCGTCGTCTCGCTCGATGATTTCCTGATCTCGATGATGGTGTCGAGCGCGGGATCGACCACCTTGCCCGTCTACATCTACGGCATGATGCGGCTTGGCGTGACGCCGGAGGTCAACGCCATCTCCACCATCCTGCTTGCCGTTTCCATCGTCTTCGTCGCCGCGGCCCTGCTCGTCGGACGACGCAACAGACTTGCCTAG
- a CDS encoding ABC transporter ATP-binding protein, which produces MIDIHSVSKSFVTRDADPVHALKEVSLEIYDNEFFTLLGPSGCGKTTLLRLIAGFEAPSSGAIRIAGSDVAALPPQKRPVNTVFQSYALFPHMSVAENVAFGLEMQNAPKALIDERVREALEMVRLEGFATRRPAQLSGGQQQRVAVARALAPKPSVLLLDEPLSALDLKLRKGMQSELKRLQRETGITFVLVTHDQEEALAMSDRIAVMRSGDVLQVGTPRDIYDNPRDRFVADFIGESNLLPGAALGRDPAKTIVVRPEHIVVSPVSDGASGHATGAVSAITFLGSDTLYEVVLEEGAKLHSRSRGGASLATGDKVVVDWARAVERELAN; this is translated from the coding sequence ATGATCGACATCCACAGCGTGTCAAAGTCCTTCGTGACCAGGGACGCCGATCCGGTGCATGCGCTGAAAGAAGTCAGCCTGGAAATCTACGACAATGAGTTCTTCACGCTGCTCGGCCCGTCGGGCTGCGGCAAGACAACCCTCTTGCGCCTGATCGCCGGCTTCGAGGCGCCAAGTTCGGGTGCCATCCGCATCGCGGGCAGCGACGTCGCCGCCTTGCCGCCGCAGAAGCGGCCGGTCAACACGGTGTTCCAGAGCTACGCGCTGTTCCCGCATATGAGCGTCGCCGAAAACGTCGCGTTCGGGCTGGAAATGCAGAACGCGCCGAAAGCGCTGATCGACGAGCGCGTCAGGGAAGCGCTGGAAATGGTCCGGCTCGAAGGCTTTGCCACGCGGCGCCCCGCACAATTGTCGGGCGGTCAGCAGCAGCGTGTCGCGGTGGCGCGCGCGCTGGCGCCCAAGCCGAGTGTGCTGCTGCTCGACGAACCGCTATCGGCCCTCGACCTCAAACTACGCAAGGGTATGCAGAGCGAATTGAAGCGGCTGCAACGCGAAACCGGCATCACCTTCGTGCTGGTCACCCACGACCAGGAGGAGGCGCTGGCCATGTCCGACCGGATCGCGGTGATGCGCAGCGGCGACGTGCTGCAGGTCGGCACGCCCCGCGACATCTACGACAATCCGCGGGACCGCTTCGTCGCCGACTTCATCGGCGAGTCCAACCTTTTGCCCGGTGCCGCCCTTGGCCGCGATCCGGCAAAGACGATCGTCGTGCGCCCCGAACACATCGTCGTCTCGCCGGTATCGGACGGCGCCAGCGGCCACGCCACGGGCGCGGTCTCGGCCATCACCTTCCTCGGCTCCGACACGCTCTATGAGGTCGTGCTGGAGGAGGGGGCAAAACTGCATTCGCGCTCGCGCGGCGGTGCGTCCCTCGCGACAGGAGACAAGGTCGTCGTCGACTGGGCCCGTGCCGTCGAACGCGAGCTGGCGAACTGA
- a CDS encoding ABC transporter permease, whose product MGPNRTYLLIAPAMLVIGIFMVLPLFLAVAYSFMTANPYGGVTAPATFDAYLQFLYQRDFDDSLVFSPSYALIILRSIYLAIATTVICLVLGLPVAWYIVCQTPERRRILLFAVTLPFWINTLIRTYCWILILRDEGLANGALRHAGIISDPLPLLYNDGPILLGLVYTFLPFMVLPIYSTLERIDVRLIEAAHDLYASRAAVFRRIVWPLARPGALAGATLVFAPALGSFLAPDLLGGGKKLLIGSLIQMQFTSSRNWPFGAALSTVVTVVVLTVFVIRSRRAQEER is encoded by the coding sequence ATGGGTCCGAACCGCACCTATCTCCTGATTGCGCCGGCCATGCTGGTCATCGGCATCTTCATGGTGCTGCCGCTGTTCCTGGCGGTCGCCTATTCCTTCATGACCGCCAATCCCTATGGCGGCGTCACCGCGCCGGCGACATTCGACGCCTATCTGCAGTTCCTTTACCAGCGCGACTTCGACGACAGCCTGGTGTTTTCGCCGAGCTATGCGCTGATCATCCTGCGCTCGATCTATCTGGCGATCGCCACCACCGTCATCTGCCTCGTGCTCGGCCTTCCCGTCGCCTGGTATATCGTCTGCCAGACACCGGAGCGCCGGCGCATCCTTCTGTTTGCCGTCACGCTGCCATTCTGGATCAACACGCTGATCCGCACCTATTGCTGGATCCTGATCCTGCGCGACGAAGGCCTGGCCAACGGCGCGCTGCGCCATGCCGGCATCATCTCCGATCCGCTGCCGCTGCTCTACAATGACGGGCCGATCCTGCTCGGCCTCGTCTACACCTTCCTGCCCTTCATGGTGCTGCCGATCTATTCGACGCTGGAGCGCATCGATGTCAGGCTGATCGAGGCGGCTCACGACCTCTACGCCAGCCGCGCCGCCGTCTTCCGCCGCATCGTCTGGCCGCTGGCGAGGCCCGGCGCGCTGGCCGGCGCCACGCTTGTCTTCGCGCCGGCGCTGGGTTCCTTCCTGGCGCCCGACCTGCTCGGCGGCGGCAAGAAGCTGCTCATCGGCAGCCTGATCCAGATGCAGTTCACCTCATCGCGCAACTGGCCGTTTGGCGCGGCACTCTCGACGGTCGTGACGGTCGTCGTGCTGACCGTCTTCGTCATCCGCTCGCGCCGGGCGCAGGAGGAACGATGA